A stretch of the Amycolatopsis sp. BJA-103 genome encodes the following:
- a CDS encoding HNH endonuclease signature motif containing protein — MDTYRATAVALLEEITDPDNLKAINTAVDSLEDNESVALAQAASAGIARLEAIRFRALAQLNRHREGARSVTQEVAFALSVGDKYAAGLVAAAEALTTRLPRTLGLMDKGQVDGFGAMKVVTATAWLSDEHVLAADALLEDRLPGKNAEQIRKAANHAATTVDREGADKRCEQARESRRLVVSQGEAGVASLEIEDGPVEKVAAAYNRINREARALKTGDETSTLDQLRADVALDLLLGGTGGKSERAEVFLYMDLFTYLGLNDDPTEMAGHGHIPASLARHIASGPNTVLRRIITDPLSGQVADLGRDRYRPTAGLDEFVRVRDRECRRPGCHRPAQACDLDHSIPWQFQGNTDAADLIDFCRRDHRLKDEPGWIYRLAPDGTLTITTPTGQAYDSKPPPLHTPRTEEPSF; from the coding sequence GTGGACACTTACCGAGCCACCGCTGTGGCGCTACTTGAGGAAATCACCGACCCCGACAACCTGAAGGCCATCAATACCGCCGTGGATTCGTTGGAAGACAACGAATCCGTCGCCCTCGCGCAAGCGGCGTCGGCGGGGATCGCCCGGCTGGAAGCGATCCGCTTCCGTGCCCTGGCCCAGCTGAACCGGCATCGCGAAGGCGCGCGTAGCGTCACTCAGGAAGTCGCGTTCGCCCTGTCGGTGGGCGACAAGTACGCGGCCGGGCTGGTCGCCGCCGCCGAGGCGTTGACCACCAGGCTGCCCCGCACCCTTGGCTTGATGGACAAGGGTCAGGTGGACGGGTTCGGCGCGATGAAAGTCGTCACGGCCACCGCGTGGCTGTCAGACGAGCACGTGCTCGCCGCTGATGCCCTGCTGGAAGACCGGTTGCCCGGTAAGAATGCCGAACAGATCCGCAAAGCGGCGAACCACGCGGCGACAACTGTCGATCGTGAGGGCGCGGACAAGCGCTGCGAGCAGGCCCGCGAAAGCCGCCGCCTCGTGGTAAGTCAGGGTGAGGCGGGCGTGGCCTCGCTGGAGATCGAGGACGGCCCAGTGGAAAAGGTCGCCGCCGCCTACAACCGGATCAACCGGGAGGCCCGCGCGCTCAAGACCGGCGACGAGACCAGCACTCTGGACCAGCTTCGCGCCGACGTCGCCCTCGACCTCTTGTTGGGCGGCACCGGCGGGAAAAGTGAACGCGCCGAAGTATTCCTTTACATGGACCTCTTCACCTACCTCGGCCTCAACGACGACCCGACGGAAATGGCCGGACACGGCCACATCCCGGCGTCGCTGGCGCGGCACATCGCGAGCGGACCCAACACGGTGCTGCGGCGGATCATCACCGACCCGCTGTCAGGCCAGGTCGCAGATCTCGGCCGGGACCGGTATCGACCGACGGCCGGTCTTGACGAGTTCGTCCGGGTCCGCGACCGCGAATGCCGGAGACCAGGGTGCCACCGGCCCGCCCAGGCCTGCGATCTCGACCACTCCATCCCGTGGCAGTTCCAGGGCAACACCGACGCCGCCGACCTCATCGACTTCTGCCGCCGCGACCATCGGCTCAAGGACGAACCAGGGTGGATCTACCGACTGGCACCGGACGGAACCCTGACGATCACCACACCAACCGGCCAGGCCTACGACAGCAAGCCTCCGCCGCTGCACACACCCCGCACCGAGGAACCATCGTTCTGA
- the paaZ gene encoding phenylacetic acid degradation bifunctional protein PaaZ, which produces MALLRSYVSGGWHTAEKDGVPLHDASTGEEVARVSSDGIDFAAALEYGRRTGGPALRELTFHQRAALLKALASHLREHRDELYALSARTGATKGDSMVDIDGGIGVLFAYSSKGKRELPNDTVYVDGNVEPLSKGGTFVAQHIAVPLRGVAVQINAFNFPVWGPLEKFAPAFLAGVPSLIKPASQTAYLTARLVEIIIESGILPEGTLQFVAGSVGDLLDHVTAQDLVSFTGSASTAQKLRAHPAIVRNSVRFNAEADSLNLSILGPDAKPGTTEFDLFVKQLTTEMTVKAGQKCTAIRRAFVPADLLDAVAEAASARLAKTVVGNPTAEGVRMGALASLEQREEVRRSLKALLDVGTIVFGDPEQVEVVGADAERGAFISPVLLKADPERSEPHEVEAFGPVSTLMPYTSTEQVIELAARGGGSLVGSIVTADAEFAREVVLGVAPYHGRLLVLDADDAKESTGHGSPMPQLVHGGPGRAGGGEEMGGVRGVLHHMQRTAVQGSPKVLSTVTGRWVTGAPRTEGDVHPFRKSLAELKIGDSVVAGPREVLQSDVDHFAEFTGDTFYAHTDPEAAAANPLFGGIVAHGYLVVSFAAGLFVSPEPGPVLANYGLENLRFLTPVKVGDTLTVTLTAKQITPRIDQEYGEVRWDADVTNADGDSVAKYDVLTLVAKEQS; this is translated from the coding sequence ATGGCATTGCTGCGCAGCTACGTCTCCGGCGGATGGCACACGGCGGAAAAAGACGGCGTACCGCTGCACGACGCCTCGACCGGTGAAGAGGTCGCCCGGGTCTCGTCCGACGGCATCGACTTCGCCGCCGCGCTGGAGTACGGCCGCCGCACCGGCGGTCCCGCGCTGCGTGAGCTGACCTTCCACCAGCGTGCCGCGCTGCTGAAGGCACTGGCCTCCCACCTGCGTGAACACCGCGACGAGCTGTACGCGCTCTCGGCCAGGACCGGCGCGACCAAGGGCGACTCGATGGTCGACATCGACGGCGGCATCGGCGTCCTGTTCGCCTACTCCAGCAAGGGCAAGCGCGAACTGCCCAACGACACCGTCTACGTGGACGGCAACGTCGAGCCGCTGAGCAAGGGCGGCACGTTCGTCGCCCAGCACATCGCCGTCCCATTGCGCGGCGTCGCCGTCCAGATCAACGCCTTCAACTTCCCGGTCTGGGGCCCGCTGGAGAAGTTCGCGCCCGCGTTCCTCGCCGGCGTGCCGAGCCTGATCAAGCCGGCCAGCCAGACCGCGTACCTGACCGCGCGGCTGGTCGAGATCATCATCGAGTCCGGCATCCTGCCCGAGGGCACGCTGCAGTTCGTCGCGGGCAGCGTCGGCGACCTGCTCGACCACGTCACCGCGCAGGACCTCGTCTCGTTCACCGGCTCCGCGTCCACCGCGCAGAAGCTCCGCGCGCACCCCGCGATCGTGCGCAACTCCGTCCGGTTCAACGCCGAGGCCGACTCGCTGAACCTGTCGATCCTCGGCCCGGACGCCAAACCCGGCACCACCGAGTTCGACCTCTTCGTCAAGCAGCTCACCACCGAGATGACCGTCAAGGCAGGCCAGAAGTGCACCGCGATCCGTCGCGCCTTCGTGCCCGCGGACCTGCTGGACGCCGTAGCCGAGGCCGCGAGCGCGCGGCTGGCGAAGACCGTCGTCGGCAACCCCACCGCCGAAGGTGTCCGGATGGGTGCCCTGGCGAGCCTGGAGCAGCGCGAGGAGGTCCGGCGGTCGCTCAAGGCGCTGCTGGACGTCGGCACGATCGTCTTCGGTGACCCCGAGCAGGTCGAGGTCGTCGGCGCGGACGCCGAACGGGGCGCGTTCATCTCGCCGGTGCTGCTGAAGGCCGACCCGGAACGTTCCGAGCCGCACGAGGTCGAGGCGTTCGGCCCGGTGTCGACGCTGATGCCCTACACCTCGACCGAGCAGGTCATCGAGCTCGCCGCTCGCGGCGGCGGCAGCCTGGTCGGCTCGATCGTCACCGCCGACGCCGAGTTCGCGCGCGAGGTCGTCCTCGGTGTCGCGCCGTACCACGGCCGCCTGCTGGTGCTGGACGCCGACGACGCCAAGGAGTCGACGGGCCACGGTTCGCCGATGCCGCAGCTGGTGCACGGCGGACCCGGCCGCGCCGGTGGCGGCGAGGAGATGGGCGGCGTCCGCGGCGTGCTGCACCACATGCAGCGCACGGCGGTCCAGGGCAGCCCGAAGGTGCTCAGCACGGTCACCGGCCGCTGGGTCACCGGCGCCCCGCGTACCGAAGGCGACGTCCACCCGTTCCGGAAGTCCTTGGCGGAGCTGAAGATCGGTGACTCCGTCGTCGCTGGACCGCGCGAGGTCCTGCAGTCCGACGTCGACCACTTCGCCGAGTTCACCGGCGACACCTTCTACGCCCACACCGATCCCGAAGCCGCCGCGGCGAACCCGCTGTTCGGCGGGATCGTGGCGCACGGGTATCTCGTGGTCTCGTTCGCCGCGGGCCTGTTCGTCTCGCCGGAACCCGGCCCGGTCCTGGCCAACTACGGCCTGGAGAACCTGCGGTTCCTCACTCCGGTCAAGGTCGGCGACACCCTCACGGTGACCCTGACCGCCAAGCAGATCACCCCGCGCATCGACCAGGAGTACGGCGAGGTCCGCTGGGACGCCGACGTCACCAACGCCGACGGTGACTCGGTGGCCAAGTACGACGTGCTGACCCTGGTGGCGAAGGAGCAGTCATGA
- the paaE gene encoding 1,2-phenylacetyl-CoA epoxidase subunit PaaE gives MTATLRRTGFHTLKVSDVQRLCDDAVAVTFDVPEDLAETFRFKAGQSLTLRREVDGRDERRSYSICAPAGAAPRVGVREVPGGLFSSWLVRDVKPGDEVEVAAPTGNFSPDLEAAGHHVLIAAGSGITPVLSIASSLLSDSDATVTVLYGNRRTDTVMFADDLADLKDRYPARLELVHVLSREPREAELFTGRLDAEKLRRLCTVLIPVEDVAHWWLCGPFEMVTGAQELLRSLDVADENIHQELFYVDTPPEPVHHVDPAVVGSSSEVTLVLDGRSTTMTLPRNSSLLDGAQKYRPDLPFACKGGVCGTCRAKICDGKVDMRRNFALEKAEVDAGFVLTCQSVPVSEAVTVDFDA, from the coding sequence GTGACTGCCACTCTCCGCCGCACGGGCTTCCACACCCTCAAGGTGTCCGACGTCCAGCGGCTGTGCGACGACGCCGTCGCGGTGACCTTCGACGTGCCCGAAGATCTCGCGGAGACCTTCCGTTTCAAGGCGGGCCAATCGCTGACCCTGCGCCGCGAGGTCGACGGCCGCGACGAGCGCCGCTCCTACTCGATCTGCGCGCCCGCCGGTGCGGCGCCGCGGGTCGGCGTGCGCGAGGTGCCGGGCGGGCTGTTCTCGTCGTGGCTGGTGCGTGACGTCAAGCCCGGCGACGAGGTCGAGGTCGCCGCGCCCACCGGTAACTTCAGCCCTGATCTGGAAGCCGCCGGACATCACGTGCTGATCGCGGCGGGCTCCGGCATCACGCCGGTCCTGTCGATCGCGTCCTCGCTGCTGAGCGATTCCGACGCGACGGTGACCGTGCTCTACGGCAACCGGCGCACGGACACGGTCATGTTCGCCGACGACCTCGCGGACCTGAAGGACCGTTATCCCGCGCGGCTCGAACTCGTCCACGTGCTCTCCCGCGAGCCGCGCGAGGCCGAACTGTTCACCGGCCGCCTCGACGCCGAGAAGCTGCGGCGCCTGTGCACCGTGCTGATCCCGGTCGAAGACGTGGCGCACTGGTGGCTGTGCGGGCCGTTCGAGATGGTGACCGGCGCCCAGGAACTCCTTCGCTCGCTGGACGTCGCCGACGAGAACATCCACCAGGAACTGTTCTATGTGGACACTCCGCCGGAGCCGGTGCACCACGTCGACCCGGCCGTCGTGGGCTCTTCCAGCGAGGTCACGCTGGTGCTCGACGGCCGGTCGACGACGATGACGCTGCCGCGCAACTCCTCCCTGCTCGACGGCGCGCAGAAGTACCGTCCGGACCTGCCCTTCGCCTGCAAGGGCGGGGTGTGCGGGACCTGCCGGGCGAAGATCTGCGACGGCAAGGTGGACATGCGGCGCAACTTCGCCCTCGAGAAGGCCGAAGTGGACGCCGGGTTCGTGCTCACCTGCCAGTCGGTGCCGGTGTCCGAAGCCGTCACCGTGGACTTCGACGCCTAG
- the paaB gene encoding 1,2-phenylacetyl-CoA epoxidase subunit PaaB codes for MKHDWPLYEVFVRGKRGLNHVHVGSLHAADDEMALHHARDLYTRRNEGVSIWVVRASDITASSPDEKDPFFAPSGDKVYRHPTFYDIPDNVPHI; via the coding sequence ATGAAGCACGACTGGCCTCTGTACGAGGTGTTCGTCCGGGGCAAGCGCGGCCTGAACCACGTGCACGTGGGTTCACTGCACGCGGCGGACGACGAGATGGCGCTGCACCACGCGCGGGATCTGTACACCCGCCGCAACGAGGGCGTGTCGATCTGGGTCGTGCGCGCGTCGGACATCACCGCGTCCTCGCCGGACGAGAAGGACCCGTTCTTCGCGCCCAGCGGCGACAAGGTGTACCGGCACCCGACGTTCTACGACATCCCCGACAACGTTCCGCACATCTGA
- a CDS encoding ABC-F family ATP-binding cassette domain-containing protein — protein sequence MSSSLTFSDVTFTWPDGVPVFERLSLTIGAGRTGLVGTNGSGKSTLLRLLAGRLKATTGSVTAPGELGYLPQNLALDTGRRVDDVLGVTAIRAAIRAVESGAATEEHFTTIGDNWDVEERIRAILDRLGLGAVRLDQRAGELSGGELTLLGLAALLLRRPAALLLDEPTNNLDLRARELVHREVEGWSGILVVVSHDRELLQLVDRIVEVRDREVTTYGGNLADYEHAVEVAQEAARRHVRAAESDVKRQKRELIEAGMKLARRARYGQKMWDQKREPKVRMRKRQEDAQIAAGKHRNLHAGRLEDAVEALKAAEELVREDAEIRVELPETTVARGTDVLRIDAEPRFGPPVNLHVMGPERIALVGPNGSGKTTLLRTITGELPPRSGEVRLFVPGRLLPQRIDILDDMMSIVDNVRLVAPSLTDNEIRARLARFLFRGTTADREVASLSGGERFRAALAALLLTEPTPKMLLLDEPTNNLDLASVRRLTEALLAYRGTLIVASHDRPFLKDIGITRWLER from the coding sequence ATGTCTTCTTCCTTGACGTTTTCCGACGTCACCTTCACCTGGCCCGACGGTGTCCCGGTGTTCGAGCGCCTTTCGCTCACCATCGGGGCCGGCCGCACCGGCCTGGTCGGCACCAACGGATCCGGCAAGTCCACGCTCCTGCGCCTGCTCGCGGGCAGGCTGAAGGCCACCACGGGCTCAGTCACCGCACCGGGCGAGCTCGGCTACCTGCCGCAGAACCTCGCCCTCGACACCGGCCGCCGCGTCGACGACGTGCTGGGCGTCACCGCGATCCGCGCGGCGATCAGGGCCGTCGAGAGCGGCGCCGCCACCGAGGAGCACTTCACCACCATCGGCGACAACTGGGACGTCGAGGAACGCATCCGCGCGATCCTCGATCGGCTCGGGCTGGGTGCCGTCCGCCTCGACCAGCGGGCGGGCGAGCTGTCCGGCGGCGAACTCACGCTGCTCGGGCTGGCCGCCCTGCTCCTGCGGCGTCCCGCCGCGCTGCTGCTCGACGAACCGACGAACAACCTCGACCTACGGGCACGCGAACTCGTGCATCGCGAGGTGGAGGGCTGGAGCGGGATTCTCGTGGTGGTCTCCCACGACCGCGAGTTGCTCCAGCTGGTCGACCGGATCGTCGAGGTCCGCGACCGCGAGGTGACCACATACGGCGGCAACCTCGCGGACTACGAGCATGCCGTCGAGGTCGCCCAGGAAGCCGCGCGCAGGCACGTGCGCGCGGCGGAATCGGACGTCAAGCGGCAGAAGCGCGAGCTGATCGAGGCCGGCATGAAACTCGCCCGGCGGGCCCGCTACGGCCAGAAGATGTGGGACCAGAAACGCGAACCCAAGGTCCGGATGCGCAAACGCCAGGAGGACGCGCAGATCGCCGCGGGCAAGCACCGGAACCTGCACGCAGGGAGGCTGGAGGACGCCGTCGAAGCGCTGAAAGCCGCCGAGGAACTGGTGCGGGAGGACGCCGAGATCCGCGTCGAGCTGCCGGAGACCACGGTCGCGCGGGGAACGGACGTACTCCGGATCGACGCCGAACCCCGGTTCGGGCCGCCGGTGAACCTGCACGTCATGGGCCCCGAGCGGATCGCGCTCGTCGGCCCGAACGGGTCGGGGAAGACGACCTTGCTCCGCACGATCACCGGCGAGCTCCCGCCGCGCTCGGGCGAAGTGCGGCTGTTCGTCCCCGGCAGGCTGCTCCCCCAGCGGATCGACATCCTCGACGACATGATGTCCATTGTGGACAACGTGCGCCTGGTCGCGCCATCGCTCACGGACAACGAGATCCGCGCGAGGCTTGCGCGGTTCCTCTTCCGTGGCACGACGGCCGACCGGGAGGTGGCGTCGTTGTCCGGCGGGGAACGGTTCCGGGCGGCGCTGGCGGCACTGCTGCTGACCGAACCCACGCCGAAAATGCTGCTGCTCGACGAGCCGACGAACAACCTCGACCTGGCGAGCGTGCGGCGGCTCACCGAAGCGTTGCTGGCCTATCGGGGCACGCTGATCGTGGCGAGCCACGACCGGCCGTTCCTGAAGGACATCGGCATCACCAGATGGCTGGAGCGGTAA
- a CDS encoding dihydrofolate reductase family protein encodes MIERPHVLLSAAVSLDGYLDDATDTRLVLSSQDDWARVDGLRAASDAILVGANTVRADNPRLLVRSPELVAERVAAGRPEQPVKVTLTRSGSLDPAAQFFTVGDAEKLVYAPPGVVTGVKATVVELAGLREMLADLHARGIRRLMIEGGGAIHTQFLTEGLVDELHLAIAPFFVGDPRAPRFTGPGAFPRGLTLVDSTRLGEIAVLEYHATPEPSEVDILRLREAIALAENCPPRTFRVGAVITGADGEVISTGYSGDGDPNNHAEEAALAKLEPGDPRLADATMYTSLEPCSSRTSHPRSCTQLILDAGIPRVVFAWREPSVFVDCVGAETLEAAGRRVIEVPALAADVRRANTHIPGVRP; translated from the coding sequence GTGATTGAACGCCCCCACGTCCTGCTTTCCGCCGCGGTCTCGCTGGACGGTTACCTCGACGACGCGACCGACACCCGGCTGGTGCTGTCCAGCCAGGACGACTGGGCCAGAGTGGACGGCCTGCGCGCGGCGTCGGACGCGATCCTCGTCGGCGCGAACACGGTCCGCGCGGACAATCCCCGCTTGCTGGTCCGTTCGCCTGAGCTGGTCGCCGAGCGTGTCGCGGCCGGGCGTCCGGAACAGCCGGTCAAGGTCACGCTCACCCGGAGCGGCTCGCTCGATCCGGCGGCACAGTTCTTCACCGTCGGGGACGCGGAGAAGCTGGTCTACGCGCCGCCCGGTGTCGTCACGGGCGTGAAGGCGACCGTCGTCGAACTGGCGGGCCTGCGGGAAATGCTGGCCGACCTCCACGCGCGCGGCATCCGGCGGCTGATGATCGAAGGCGGCGGCGCGATCCACACCCAGTTCCTCACCGAGGGACTCGTCGACGAACTGCACCTGGCGATCGCGCCGTTCTTCGTCGGCGATCCGCGCGCGCCGCGGTTCACCGGCCCAGGCGCGTTTCCTCGCGGGCTCACGCTGGTCGACAGCACCCGGCTGGGCGAAATCGCCGTCCTGGAGTACCACGCGACGCCGGAACCGTCCGAAGTGGACATTCTGCGGCTGCGCGAGGCCATCGCGCTGGCCGAGAACTGCCCGCCGCGCACCTTCCGCGTCGGCGCGGTCATCACCGGCGCCGACGGCGAAGTGATCTCCACCGGTTACTCGGGCGACGGCGATCCGAACAACCACGCCGAAGAAGCCGCGCTCGCCAAACTCGAACCAGGAGACCCGAGACTGGCGGACGCGACCATGTACACGTCGCTGGAGCCGTGCAGCTCCCGGACGTCACATCCGCGGAGCTGCACCCAGCTCATCCTCGACGCCGGCATTCCCCGCGTCGTGTTCGCCTGGCGCGAGCCGTCGGTGTTCGTCGACTGCGTCGGCGCCGAAACGCTGGAAGCGGCCGGACGCCGGGTGATCGAGGTACCCGCCCTCGCCGCCGACGTCCGCCGCGCGAACACCCATATCCCGGGTGTCCGCCCCTGA
- the paaD gene encoding 1,2-phenylacetyl-CoA epoxidase subunit PaaD, protein MVTAYAVAATVTDPELPMLTLADLGVLREVSESDGRVVVAITPTYTGCPAMDTMRDDLVHALTGAGYGEVEVRTVLQPAWSTDWITEDGKRKLAEAGIAPPGAAPVRTGPIPLTLSPPVSSVRCPHCGSADTEEQSRFSATACKALRRCRFCLEPFEHVKEI, encoded by the coding sequence ATGGTGACCGCGTACGCCGTGGCGGCCACGGTCACCGATCCGGAACTGCCGATGCTCACCCTCGCCGATCTCGGTGTGCTGCGTGAAGTGTCCGAATCCGACGGCCGGGTGGTCGTCGCGATCACCCCGACCTACACCGGCTGCCCGGCGATGGACACCATGCGCGACGACCTCGTGCACGCGCTCACCGGTGCGGGCTACGGCGAGGTCGAGGTCCGCACGGTCCTGCAGCCCGCCTGGTCCACCGACTGGATCACCGAAGACGGCAAACGGAAACTCGCCGAAGCAGGCATCGCGCCGCCCGGAGCGGCGCCGGTCCGAACCGGCCCGATCCCGCTCACGCTGAGCCCGCCGGTGTCGTCGGTCCGCTGCCCGCATTGTGGTTCCGCGGACACCGAAGAGCAGTCCCGGTTCAGCGCGACGGCGTGCAAAGCCTTGCGCCGCTGCCGGTTCTGCCTCGAACCGTTCGAACACGTCAAGGAGATCTAG
- the paaC gene encoding 1,2-phenylacetyl-CoA epoxidase subunit PaaC produces the protein MSFDNAYEAITEENDARWAFGTGFEDPLSGVDTTVPSGVDGARLAAYCLMLGDDALIFSHRLQEWCTNAPELEDEVAIANIALDLLGQARLLLARAGKADGSERTEDSYAFFRSEQEYRNVRLAELEGGHFGHLIARMLVFSIWRLALLQRLQSSVDPVLAAIADKGVKEVAYHRDYAAQWAVRLGDGTELSRSRMQEGLDAVWPYVGELFTAHEIEFVESPSLRPEFDAILDQVLAAATLDRPEIGALAGVSGRMGRDGVHTERMGFLLAELQSVAREHPDATW, from the coding sequence ATGAGCTTCGACAACGCCTACGAGGCGATCACCGAGGAAAACGATGCGCGCTGGGCCTTCGGCACCGGATTCGAGGATCCACTGTCCGGAGTGGACACCACGGTCCCGTCCGGTGTGGACGGTGCGCGGCTGGCGGCCTACTGCCTGATGCTCGGCGACGACGCGCTGATCTTCTCGCACCGGTTGCAGGAGTGGTGCACGAACGCGCCCGAACTCGAGGACGAGGTCGCGATCGCCAACATCGCGCTCGACCTGCTGGGGCAGGCGCGGCTGCTGCTCGCCCGCGCCGGCAAGGCCGACGGGAGCGAGCGTACCGAGGACTCCTACGCCTTCTTCCGGAGCGAGCAGGAATACCGCAACGTCCGGCTCGCCGAACTCGAAGGCGGGCACTTCGGGCACTTGATCGCGCGGATGCTGGTGTTCTCCATCTGGCGGCTGGCATTGCTGCAGCGACTCCAGTCCTCTGTGGACCCGGTGCTCGCGGCCATCGCGGACAAGGGTGTCAAGGAAGTCGCCTACCACCGCGACTACGCGGCACAGTGGGCCGTCCGGCTGGGCGACGGGACCGAGTTGTCCCGCTCCCGCATGCAGGAAGGGCTCGACGCTGTCTGGCCCTACGTCGGCGAGCTGTTCACGGCGCACGAGATCGAGTTCGTCGAGTCGCCGTCGCTGCGGCCCGAGTTCGACGCGATCCTCGACCAGGTGCTCGCCGCCGCGACCCTGGACCGCCCTGAGATCGGCGCGCTCGCCGGGGTCTCCGGCCGGATGGGCCGCGACGGCGTGCACACCGAGCGGATGGGCTTCCTGCTGGCGGAGCTGCAGAGCGTCGCCAGGGAACACCCGGACGCGACATGGTGA
- the paaA gene encoding 1,2-phenylacetyl-CoA epoxidase subunit PaaA: MTATLPEEDLERHFEHTIERDQRVEPRDWVPEGYRKTMIRQIAQHAHSEIIGMQPEGNWITRAPSLRRKAILLAKVQDEAGHGLYLYSAAATLGADRADLTDKLINGKQKYSSIFNYPTLTFADVGVVGWLVDGAAICNQVPLCRSSYGPYARAMIRICKEESFHQRQGFELLMTMMRGTEKQRAMVQEAVNRWWWPSLMMFGPPDADSPNTAQSMAWKVKRHTNDELRQRFVDMSIPQAEALGVTFPDPDLKWNAERGHYDFGAVDWDEFKNVLKGNGPCNAQRIAHRRRAQEDGAWVREAAAAHAAKKGAS; this comes from the coding sequence ATGACGGCCACGTTGCCCGAGGAAGACCTCGAACGGCACTTCGAGCACACCATCGAGCGCGATCAGCGCGTCGAACCGCGCGACTGGGTGCCCGAGGGCTACCGCAAGACGATGATCCGCCAGATCGCGCAGCACGCGCATTCGGAGATCATCGGCATGCAGCCCGAGGGCAACTGGATCACCCGCGCGCCTTCCTTGCGGCGCAAGGCGATCCTGCTCGCCAAGGTGCAGGACGAGGCCGGGCACGGGCTGTACCTGTACTCGGCGGCGGCCACCCTCGGCGCCGACCGCGCGGATCTGACCGACAAGCTGATCAACGGCAAGCAGAAGTACTCGTCGATCTTCAACTACCCGACGCTGACCTTCGCCGACGTCGGCGTGGTCGGCTGGCTGGTCGACGGTGCGGCGATCTGCAACCAGGTCCCGTTGTGCCGCAGCTCGTACGGGCCGTACGCCCGCGCCATGATCCGCATCTGCAAGGAGGAGTCCTTCCACCAGCGGCAGGGCTTCGAGCTGCTGATGACGATGATGCGCGGCACCGAAAAACAGCGCGCCATGGTGCAGGAGGCGGTGAACCGCTGGTGGTGGCCGTCGCTGATGATGTTCGGCCCGCCGGACGCGGATTCGCCGAACACCGCGCAGTCGATGGCGTGGAAGGTCAAGCGGCACACCAACGACGAGCTGCGCCAGCGCTTTGTCGACATGTCCATCCCGCAGGCCGAGGCGCTGGGCGTCACCTTCCCGGACCCGGACCTGAAGTGGAACGCAGAACGCGGGCACTACGACTTCGGCGCCGTCGACTGGGACGAGTTCAAGAACGTGTTGAAGGGCAACGGCCCCTGCAACGCCCAGCGCATCGCGCACCGGCGGCGGGCACAGGAAGACGGCGCTTGGGTGCGCGAGGCGGCGGCCGCCCACGCCGCCAAGAAAGGGGCTTCGTGA